The Alnus glutinosa chromosome 7, dhAlnGlut1.1, whole genome shotgun sequence genome includes a region encoding these proteins:
- the LOC133872360 gene encoding zinc finger protein 10-like, translating to MEQAQYRVWAKRKHGLNSHDIQAPTTNPLYNNSWEEQAFAEDAAGPLGGCIWPPRSYSCSFCRREFRSAQALGGHMNVHRRDRARLKQSPGSCNETLHHNRQNDHHHNPIQNNSFTSLGFQHPSHQVCTLVYNPNPNTSDHHPGIVACPSSSSPRVSSAPPTQENCIRLHSSPIVQEHQKRSPVSSPPLWSNKYYCISDLKTEEEKNSRVLESRYGAKGDYVTNDLSVSLNLVVCRSHQTVSGGGKEESTASCKRRRSDASPLPFFLKARSVDSQHLQSKVLEISPNSIEDLDLELRLGDRPKRYDC from the coding sequence ATGGAACAAGCACAGTATCGAGTGTGGGCGAAGAGGAAGCATGGTTTGAATTCTCATGATATTCAGGCTCCGACGACGAACCCTTTATACAATAATTCATGGGAAGAACAAGCTTTCGCGGAAGACGCGGCTGGTCCTCTAGGAGGGTGCATATGGCCTCCACGCTCTTATTCTTGCAGCTTTTGTAGAAGGGAATTCCGGTCGGCACAAGCTTTAGGGGGTCATATGAATGTCCACAGGAGAGATAGAGCCAGACTAAAGCAGTCTCCAGGTTCCTGCAATGAAACTCTCCATCATAACCGTCAAAATGATCATCATCACAACCCCATCCAGAATAATTCCTTTACATCTTTGGGCTTTCAGCACCCATCTCATCAGGTTTGTACTTTGGTttataaccctaaccctaatacTTCTGATCATCATCCTGGTATTGTGGCATGTCCATCCTCATCATCTCCTAGGGTTTCATCGGCTCCACCAACTCAAGAAAATTGTATCCGTCTTCATTCTTCTCCTATTGTGCAAGAACACCAAAAGAGGTCCCCTGTTTCTTCCCCTCCATTGTGGTCAAACAAATACTATTGTATTTCTGATCTGAAAacggaagaagagaagaattcAAGAGTTCTAGAATCAAGGTATGGGGCAAAGGGGGATTATGTCACAAATGATTTGTCTGTGAGCTTGAATTTGGTTGTCTGCCGAAGTCATCAGACTGTTTCAGGTGGTGGTAAGGAGGAGAGTACAGCCAGTTGCAAGAGAAGGAGAAGTGATGCATCCCCGTTACCTTTCTTCCTAAAGGCAAGATCAGTTGATAGCCAACATCTCCAATCAAAGGTACTTGAAATAAGCCCTAACTCTATAGAGGACTTAGATCTTGAGCTCAGGCTTGGCGATCGACCTAAAAGGTATGACTGTTGA